From a region of the Zingiber officinale cultivar Zhangliang chromosome 4B, Zo_v1.1, whole genome shotgun sequence genome:
- the LOC121976658 gene encoding F-box protein At3g07870-like has product MEAKTTATGPSRDILFCILSRLPLKAVVRCCCVSKFWNDVIKSPEFRYLHSAQLPTDPDSKLLFLSRRMLRENVISISPMNLASYQLHISDNSISNLVSSLEWNLVGACNGFLCFASADHDCVLICNPITKEFVTLPKSTRHSPLPLVTAYGFGFDSASEKYKVVRLSYSKEPGEDDNVNQKVSAEVCTVGVTGSWRPVPDFLQPPYGLPVYASGFLHWAVHPFFFGPARIVSFDLGKEESVITHHPEFGLKFSIVELGGCLSVVDLRKPTLIEIWVLKDRSSNNWEQEYILPVGAPLGLDKRHSRLITISEQDGVLLIWLQDAIFTYDRRTLSRKKMRIQGLPSWLDWEILCGYRPNLAPLRGDCERSGKSTDVAYFKSDLEICSQPAISSQIVDRSSGKCDGIISCFIKNQMLA; this is encoded by the coding sequence ATGGAAGCAAAAACTACTGCAACTGGCCCTTCGCGCGACATCTTGTTCTGCATCCTCTCCAGATTACCTTTGAAAGCAGTTGTTCGGTGTTGTTGTGTATCAAAGTTTTGGAATGATGTGATAAAGAGTCCAGAATTCAGGTACCTTCACTCTGCCCAATTGCCTACTGATCCAGATTCTAAACTGCTATTTCTGTCACGTCGAATGCTGAGGGAGAATGTTATAAGCATAAGTCCAATGAATCTTGCTAGCTATCAACTCCACATTAGCGATAATTCCATCAGTAACTTGGTCAGCTCCCTTGAATGGAATTTAGTCGGGGCATGCAATGGATTTCTTTGTTTTGCATCAGCTGATCATGATTGTGTTCTGATATGCAATCCTATCACAAAGGAGTTTGTCACACTACCGAAATCTACTAGACACTCTCCTTTGCCACTTGTGACGGCCTATGGTTTTGGATTTGATTCTGCATCTGAGAAATATAAAGTTGTTCGCTTATCCTATTCAAAAGAACCCGGTGAGGATGATAATGTTAACCAGAAGGTTTCAGCTGAGGTATGCACTGTTGGTGTAACAGGGTCATGGAGACCAGTGCCAGATTTCCTGCAGCCTCCGTATGGTTTGCCTGTATATGCTAGTGGTTTTTTACATTGGGCAGTCCATCCATTTTTCTTTGGTCCTGCAAGAATTGTATCGTTCGATTTGGGGAAAGAAGAGTCGGTAATAACCCATCATCCAGAATTTGGTTTAAAGTTTAGCATAGTAGAGCTGGGTGGATGTCTGTCTGTAGTGGATCTCAGGAAGCCCACTCTCATTGAGATATGGGTCCTCAAGGATCGAAGTAGCAACAACTGGGAGCAGGAATACATCCTTCCTGTTGGTGCGCCTTTGGGTCTCGACAAGAGGCATTCGAGGTTGATAACCATCTCTGAACAGGATGGAGTATTATTGATTTGGCTGCAGGATGCGATATTCACATATGACCGAAGAACTTTAAGTAGGAAGAAGATGCGGATACAAGGTTTGCCATCATGGTTGGATTGGGAAATTCTCTGTGGCTATAGGCCAAATTTAGCTCCTTTAAGAGGTGACTGTGAAAGATCGGGTAAAAGCACTGATGTTGCTTATTTTAAAAGTGATTTGGAGATTTGCTCCCAGCCAGCAATTTCTTCCCAGATTGTAGACAGATCTAGTGGTAAGTGTGATGGCATAATATCATGTTTTATTAAAAACCAAATGTTGGCATAA